A segment of the Fusarium musae strain F31 chromosome 2, whole genome shotgun sequence genome:
AGTAACGTATTCGGGTCAGATGTCGTTCGATCCGAAGATCTTTATTGCAACAAGAATACTTTGAGTCTTCTTCAGCACTACATAGCTGCAGAAAACGCGGAAGCTTCTTTCACTTGCCCAACTCTTCATACAGTGGGCTATGGTCACGGGAGGCAAGCTCCAAAAAAAGCCATCGAATATACATATCGAGTAACGACTGGCTTGCATCACCAAAACTCTCAGGTTTGATCAAAGTTACCTGTGGCTTTCGAATCCACGCGATCTCGTTTACAGGACGTGCTGTCATTGAGAGCTGGCAACCCACGCCCGCCACACTATGCCAACTCAAAACGGAGTGTGGatgcttaaaaaaaaaaaaaaaaaaagcaagaaaaaagaagaaaaagcaaggGTGTGCAAGTGGAGGATTCAAGCCCGTTCATCAGGGATTCCTTAGCATGACACCTGGGTATCGCCAAGGAAGCGAAAAAGAATAATTCGCCAGAGCTACGGTCCAGTTGCCGAAGATCAACATGCTTGGCCTGACCTTATAATCCCTGCTTGCTCTGCGTGTATGTGTGTACATATGTACAGAGTAACATTCAACTGGATGTTTGCATGCTTACAGTACCGGCACAGTACAGTCCTCGCTCGTGGACTGAAGACCTACTGTATTTCGGAAACGATAATCCAGCACATGAGCATGTGCTCATAAGACCGCGTAGTCCATCAGAGCGTTCCACGCTTCAACATACCTCAACATGTTTGACAAGACTGGCATCAATCGCCATCAACagtcatggaagaaggaggGTTCCAATATTAAGATCAGACCCTTACACTGGGATGCGCCGCCCTTACGCTAGACTATAAACATGCCCTTGGGCCACTTTTAAAAACCGCTGCCATGGGTCTACCACAAACAACTTGAATGGTGGAGAACGGAGAGTCTGAAGCTAGAAACGACCAGCCCCTGCACAAAAGTCTGACCTGTTTGGTATCATCTGTAATTATGTACGTATCCGTACTGGTACAGTTTGGTGCCGGGGGTAAATACTGCGCTTCCAAATCCAATCCCGTGTGCGTTGAGCCAATGAAGGGCCCAGGCTTGATTGACTCAAGAGGATTAAATAAGAGCCCTTGCATTCAATGAGAAACCTGCAACATACCGCTGTGCCTTGGCCTCCTGGACACCCATGGTTCAACTTTCCCATTCATCCATGCATGCCATGTAAGTCAGCTGCCAGAAGGATTCGCTTGAGAGTGAGCCATTGGCAGCCCGCCTCGGTCGCCTTGACTGAGCAACATCTCACACAGCATTAGTCCCCGGCGGCGGCATGCATGCGAGTTTGTGATCATGCAGGTGTCTTTGTTAAGGGGGGGTGCAAAATGATTGATAACCTTGATTGCCTGTCTATGACTCGTTACTCTAATGTTGTATCGTTGCTGTATAGCGTTTGCAACGAATTGTTTGGAACGCTGCGATGCCCATCTGCGATCCTAAGTGAACCTTTGATGCAGGACGTGACGAGGAAGCAAGCAATATACGTACGACAACCACCATCCAGTCACTTACAACAGTCCAAATGCAAATATAGTGGAGCTCTGCGAAGGTCGACCCGTCGAGCGGAAGGGATATGGCTCGCGGTACGCCGTAAGATGCGGCAATCACTCTCGAGTTGGCTGGACCTGGTCTTGGGTCTTGTGGGTAGCTTGGCGGCGCAACTTTGGATAGCCATGGTACCGAGAATGCATCTGAACAAGCCCCTTATGTACTTATTTCGGTGTATTTTACTACTAGAATTTGGGTGCCTTCATTGGATACTCAAAGAGACTAGCATCAGGCAGCCTTCATCAGTTTCCTTCAATCCTGATTACCAGACCGGTTTCAATACATGTATCGACGTGACCACCAACCACCACGTAATCATGTCACCAATACGGAGTAGAGTACCACCACTTTCTCTTGAATACATacttctcagcctctcagTTCTGTAATCGAGTAAGGCGAGACTCAACGGTTTGTGTAGGAAGCTTGTCAGAACGATCCCTTAGATGCTCGAGAACAGACAAGAGGCACTCTACTTCATTGCCGATCATAGATGAAAAGTAATTCAATGGTTATTCAACCCAACATTACTTACTGTCCGCCCGAGACTCAAAAAGATCTCCAGTCCCCAACACGGCATGGCATTCTCCCAAACATGTACGTACATGCTTGTCTAAAACGCCTGCGGTGTAGTGCTACCAGTATGTATGTAGCATCTAACTATAGAGCCCGGAAGCCGGGGGCGTCTCCAGCTGCCGCCCGCTCCTCCGTCCGAGAGCTCCATACCGATCGGGGATGCTCATGGCGGGTCAGAGCAGAGTTCAGCCAGGCCAACGGAAAGTTGGCAAGGCCCTCTTTGACCGTCAAGTCCGCATCACTCGGGCTTATTCGGGCGACACCCCCTAGAACTAATACGACACCACTCAATTACCCATTATGGCTGCGAATGGGCATGTGTGGGGGCCTACGAGATTGGATATACCCTCCACCGCGAGTAGACTGACATCCACAGCTCACCCCTTGTCTAGTGCTGGCAGAGAGGGTTTCTGGCTTTCGTCGATGTGCAGGGGTTTTGAGACATACTCAAAGCGGGCCGGCGTCATTCGCAAAGCAAACCACGGTCACGCACTCGTTTGTTTCGATGAGGTTTGATGGATCTGAAGCTTTTTGTCATGCCGCGTATCCTATTTGATAGCAGCCCATGAATCACATCCCCCTAAACTTTGATGAGAGCCAGCCAACAAGCAACATGCCAGCCGCATACTTGAACGTACCTCCACCTTCCATAGGCTTTGTTGTGATAATAATCGACGACATGCTCCGTACTCCATGTTGACTTCACTTTCTGGTATCAATGGTGCATCCCCCGATATTGTCCGGTTGTATCTGATGTCTGGTATCGTCATCAAGGAAGTGGTTTAGATACACAGTCAGTACTCTCTTTAGAGTCGTGTATTCTTGTTCTCCTCATACCCGTATCATTGTCCTCAGCTCTCACTCATTGTCGAAAACATGCCCCACCAACAACAGTGGTACTTTGAGTGTGGACTGTTGTGGGTTTGTTGCTGCAATTATCCGTAGAATAGTTGTCCTACTCTCAAAGCTGCGTTGACCGTGGGCACATTAGACTTGCTCCTGTTTCCTTTCATCCTATTCTGTCGTGTCCTCCCATCTCATCTGACACGTCTCACACCTTGTCCCTGTCCCTGGTGCCATTGCTAAACGAGCCAGCTGCCCAAATAACTTAGCTAACAACTAGGGCAAATCGTCTTGGGCCTGCGTCTCGGGGCTTTTGGGTCCTTAGGCTCTGCACCGCATGACGACGCTGTCGAGCGGCTCGCAGCTCGCAGCTCGCTTGCCCTTTAGAATCCTCCCTAGTGCAATACTATGTAAGCATTAGCTGCAGACGGACGGTTGGCCGCCGCCCTGGCTCTGGTACAGTACATAGCGGCGTAGTCTGTGCTGCAACCATGCCTCCCTCGGGGCGTGCAAATTCTCCAGACCCCTCATTCAGTGAGGGAGCAAAAATAAGCAGTCGAAGGATCTGCTAAATTAGTCCTGGATCATTCTAAGCCTGTGTGAGTATTTATGTCACATGCGATTAAGCTCTAAGGTTTTCCGGTATCCCACGACTAGCCACCTACATTAGCCAGCTATCGGTTTCGCTCAACCGTCTCAACAAAGCTTGGGAATTTAAACATCCCTTGTGATATGATTCTATAGAACCGACTCTTGAAATTAGACTTGAGCATTCAGCAATTATTACAGCACTTTATGTTTTTCTATGACGAGCTTCAGAGCTACAACCTCTTTTGATAGGAGTAGATCAGCTGGTAGATGGACAACTCAAGGATGTTCACTTCCATACCGTTCTTGCACTATCTAGACAATTTCTTCACACGAGCACCAAGACTAACGACGTGCTTCTAGACTAATCGTGGTCTCCATGCAGTAGCCCCGGCGCATCCGCGTGGTTCAGAGGTCGTGTCTTGCAGGCAGAGTAGCATCATCCTTGCCCTTCCTTGACCACCTAGCCAAGGACAACAAGACACCTGCTCATCCATCCACTTGCATCACATCAACACGCAGGAGAGAGACTGGTCAGGTCCAATATGTACATACGCCTCCATGCCTGACTAACCAATCCGTGCTCACCCTCACCAATGCACTATGGCGGTTGAAGATCAAAGCAACCCAATGTTTCTCTATTCCCCGTTTTCACCGCCTTTCTCCCCTGTTTCTCATTATCCCCCTTCCACTTCTCTCCTCCACTATCTGTCCCTTCCAGTTCCAGGCTCAACCATCTCGTTTCTTCCCACTAAATCTCTCATCACCCGAATTGAGAGTATCATCAGCCGGTGTAAGCCATAGGCGACTCATGGTTCGCCGAGCTGCTTTGCTATCTCTTGCCATTTCTTTCTCCGCTCATGAGCggtttagtttttttttttttttagtttttttctctctctctttcctccccttaATATTCCGGCATCTGACCCTTGCACCGAAGGTCTACCTAAAGAGCTAAATGTGTGGATTGTCGTCAAGCAACCATAGTATTATCAGGATAAGGCCGTCAGGCAGTCATGCCCATGGCTACCCGTAATCAGGTATTCACTCAGACGCCTCCAATCTCCTTTCCAAGCATGTCTCTTCCGAGTCCGTCAAACCCCTCCCGCTGCACTTTGAGCGTAGCCAGTCGAACGGCGAAACCCAGCTTCTGCCCCATGCTCCAGTCGTCAGGGTGACAGATCAGTCCGTACAGCATTCCGGCTATGAAAGTGTCCCCCGCTCCCACGGCACTATATCTCGAACAGTGGTCAGGTCCTGCAGTTTTACGCGGCTTGCACTAGGTTTGTTGCTGTGTTAGGTATTGTCAGGGCGGGACAACTCACTCGAGCACGGAAATGTCTCGCCCTGATTTAtccagggcagggcagtGAATACTCTCGCCTGTCGATCGAGACAGCCCAGCTGCTCCATCTTCACCCCACGTACACAGTGCCAGTGACCTATGCAGCTTCTTGTCAGCAAGGGCAATACAGTCAAAGCAGAAGCCTGATATCCTTCCATGAAACGTACGCCTTTTGATGCCCTTCAGCTCTCAAGCATTGTTCCGGAGTCCTGTATCCTCGACTCTATCCCCCTTGTCAGGTCACTACACTTGTAACAGCCGATTTCCATGGGCCGATTCTCACCTCAGCCCAACTTCGCGAATAGAAGACAACATCCACTTCTGCCGCCAGCTCAGGGAGGCCCTCTCTACCAGGCTTCTCAATTTCGACACTGATTGTCGCTTTTGGTAGTACGTTACGCAGGAGACGGATACAGCTCAGTATGGTATCCGGGATTCGGCCCTgtttcatcatcagcctAGAATTACCGGGCAGAGGATACCACGTCTGCATCCAACCTCAAAGTGCCACCATGTCTCCTGGTCCGGGTTGAAGCCTCGCGCGATGTTGCCAAACTCGTCTTCGGTCATTTCTAATAAGCCATTGTAATTGACAAGCGTGCGACTACCCGATGCCTCGCTACGCATGATGTAACTGCTTGCCGCCTCCATGCTCTCCTCACGATAAACGCAGTGGCTGAAGTCAATGTTCGACTGTGCACCGAACGACGATATAACACGCTGTGTTGCGGACGACGCTGCAGCGGGGAGGGGTGATATTAGATGTAGCTGGAGGGTGTCGCGCTCGGAGAGTAATTGCTCTAAGACCTGAAGAGAGTTGGGACAGTTGCCTCCACGTCGGATATTGAGACTGGTGGCACGTAACTTGGAGTCTTCGGATGGGAAGAAGGGAACACTGGAGGCAGATTAGTAAATGCCATGCGTACGCAGTAGAGGTGACGTTCGTGAGGATCGTATCCAGGTAACAAGCCCCTACAGCAATGAGATGCTTCATGATGTCCAGTGCCGTGCTTGTTGCAACATAAACTGGGAAAGCAATGCCGACCACCTAACTTGCGTCGATCTACGCGTGAGACGGACTCTGTCACTTGACGTTGGCGTTATGTTGTATATCCCTTTGTTAATGCCGATGATGTGAGTAGTTAGAATAGTTCCAAAGTACGTACGTAGAGGGGTCCGCTTCAGGTTGGGAGTTCCACATATATTTCATCACTCGTATATAGTATGCGTGTTGTCCTGGTAGAAGAGATACCCGTCGAGAATTACAAACTCCCAACATTAACACAATATACTAAAACACTGATCTAAAGACCTCCTGTGATTAAACTTGCTTCAATATTTTTCCTTACTTAAGGTACAGATCTTGCGTTTTCTTGCCTACCCCAAACCTTTTATATAGTGTGGCCCAGCACTACCATCCGCTTAGATATGGGTGAACAGTCCGAGAGCCTCAACTTGTGTGACAGTAACATCGTCTTGCGCATGCGTAGGTGGTTGTGGTTTATATATTTGTGGGCCACAGTATGACACCTTTCTCTCTACCCGTATCGTGTCGTCCTCCTGATTCCTCCAGGGCGCTGACCGGTTCGGCCTTTTTATTGCACATCTTGACCGTTGAAAACAGGCACTTTGCCGCTTGATGACTGTACCTCCAATATTTCCACGTGGGATCGTCTCTGCTTCTTTCGTGGCTGGTCTCCTATGAGACTTGTATTACCGCAGATGAACACCATAAGAAGGCATACACGGAGATTGCGCTGACAGTGGTGGTAGTCGTATTCACGTCCGGGAAGTTGGCTGTAGAATCTCCGGTGTTCCTCGTTTGAGCAGTGTCGTCAAACCCATCGGCTATCGTCTGCTCATAGACGATCAAGTTGAGACCCGATGGTGGAGAGAGCAAGGGAGTGACACTAGGTAGAGAGGCCAGAAGTCGAACAATCGGCGCAAGACAAGAGTGCAGGCAACCGTTCTCGCTCCCAAATTGATGGAAGGACTTTGAGGGGATCAAGCCACGAAACATCCATGAAGCTCCCCAGGATGATAGTTATCAATATGGCATTATTCGCAGTTTAGGTTTACAAGACTATTTCATGTAGAATCCCTTTTCTATTTTCtctatattacttagctcTAGtcatattttatagcttatattatataagctgaAGCCTAcatcttaaacttaaagtattaatagctgagttgcttgttgagaagagtTGAGGAAATCAAGTTGGAAGATATGATCGAGATATCATGAATATGGACATGGTTCTAGTTCGTGACCAAAGAAGGTATACGTTGGGTCACATAATACGTAGCGTTGAGTTACTAGTAGCCCATGGAACTCATGCAGTTGTAGAACCTCATCCGTTGGGCGTATGTAGAATAGCAGCTGAAGGCGTACGCAAGTGAGAAGATACTGTTACGTCAAGCCAAAACAAGGGAACTCTTCGTAAGATAATGTTTCCATGATGCATTGACGCCCCCCAAGACATTGACGTCGTACTTCAGAGGCCCGGATCCCAATATACTATGGGATCCAGGGAGCCAACCTCCATAGCACCTGGTCTCTGGCCTTCACTAACCACGGCCCTCGTTAT
Coding sequences within it:
- a CDS encoding hypothetical protein (EggNog:ENOG41); translated protein: MKHLIAVGACYLDTILTNVTSTAVPFFPSEDSKLRATSLNIRRGGNCPNSLQVLEQLLSERDTLQLHLISPLPAAASSATQRVISSFGAQSNIDFSHCVYREESMEAASSYIMRSEASGSRTLVNYNGLLEMTEDEFGNIARGFNPDQETWWHFEVGCRRGILCPVILG